A portion of the Cololabis saira isolate AMF1-May2022 chromosome 17, fColSai1.1, whole genome shotgun sequence genome contains these proteins:
- the LOC133464182 gene encoding cytochrome P450 1B1, whose amino-acid sequence MELTSEGLYAGNPRALLVACVAVLFSLQLWLWVRHRSIPRVPGPWAWPLIGNAAQLGSAPHLFFTRMTRKYGNVFQIQLGSRVVLVLNGDSIKQALVKQGLQFAGRPDFTSFRYISSGDSLAFNTVSDWWRTHRKVAHSTVRMFSTGQTKGTFEQHILSEFKELLRLFVTKTKEEEYFQPMTYLVVSTANIMSAVCFGKRYDYEDEEFRGVVGRNDQFTQTVGAGSIVDVMPWLQYFPNPIKTIFDNFKELNREFGMFIRDKVVEHRKSIQSGAIRDMTDAFIVALDQIRDKTVVPEKDYVTATLGDIFGASQDTLSTALQWIILILVKHPEIQRRLQQEVDRVVGRGRLPRLEDQTRVPYVMAFIYEVLRFTSFVPLTIPHSTVSDTSINGYTIPKNTVVFINQWSINHDPAVWSRPETFDPERFLHPDGGLNKDLASSVLIFSLGKRRCIGEELSKLQLFLFTALLAHQCDITAPPGRTPTLDYNYGLTLKPHAFSIAVSLRENMTLLDAAVAQELSEETDRNSPDSQTQE is encoded by the exons ATGGAGTTGACGTCGGAAGGGCTTTACGCGGGGAACCCACGGGCTCTGCTGGTCGCCTGCGTGGCCGTGCTgttctccctgcagctgtggctGTGGGTCCGGCACCGGTCCATCCCACGCGTGCCCGGGCCCTGGGCCTGGCCGCTCATCGGGAACGCGGCGCAGCTCGGCAGCGCGCCGCACTTGTTCTTTACGCGCATGACGCGCAAGTACGGGAACGTGTTCCAGATCCAGCTGGGCTCCCGCGTGGTGCTGGTGCTGAACGGGGACTCCATCAAGCAGGCGCTGGTCAAGCAAGGGCTGCAGTTCGCCGGCAGGCCGGACTTCACCTCGTTCCGCTACATCTCCAGCGGGGACAGCCTCGCCTTCAACACCGTGTCGGACTGGTGGAGGACGCACAGGAAAGTGGCGCACTCCACGGTGCGCATGTTCTCCACCGGACAAACCAAAGGAACCTTCGAGCAGCACATTCTGTCTGAGTTCAAAGAACTGCTGCGGCTTTTTGTGACCAAAACCAAAGAGGAGGAGTACTTCCAGCCCATGACCTACCTGGTGGTGTCCACGGCCAACATCATGAGCGCAGTCTGCTTCGGGAAGAGGTACGACTACGAGGACGAGGAGTTCCGGGGGGTGGTGGGCAGGAACGACCAGTTCACGCAGACCGTGGGCGCCGGCAGCATCGTGGACGTGATGCCCTGGCTGCAGTACTTCCCCAACCCCATCAAAACCATCTTTGACAACTTCAAGGAGCTCAATCGGGAGTTTGGGATGTTCATCCGGGACAAGGTGGTCGAGCACCGCAAAAGCATCCAGTCCGGCGCCATCAGGGACATGACGGACGCGTTTATTGTGGCGCTGGACCAGATCAGAGACAAGACTGTCGTCCCAGAGAAGGACTACGTGACTGCTACACTTGGGGATATATTTGGAGCAAGTCAAGACACCCTGTCGACCGCCCTGCAGTGGATAATCCTCATTCTTGTCAA GCATCCTGAGATTCAGCGGCGGCTCCAGCAGGAGGTGGACCGGGTCGTGGGCCGCGGCCGCCTGCCCCGCCTGGAGGACCAGACCCGGGTTCCGTACGTCATGGCCTTCATCTACGAGGTGCTGCGCTTCACCAGCTTCGTCCCGCTCACCATCCCGCACTCCACCGTCAGCGACACCTCCATCAACGGCTACACCATACCAAAGAACACCGTGGTCTTCATCAACCAGTGGTCCATCAACCACGACCCGGCCGTGTGGTCCCGCCCGGAGACCTTTGACCCCGAGCGCTTCCTGCACCCGGACGGGGGCCTCAACAAGGACCTGGCCAGCAGCGTGCTCATCTTCTCCCTGGGGAAGCGGCGCTGCATCGGCGAGGAGCTCTCCAAGCTGCAGCTGTTCCTGTTCACGGCTCTGCTGGCGCACCAGTGCGACATCACCGCGCCGCCGGGGAGGACGCCCACGCTGGACTACAACTACGGCCTGACTCTAAAACCCCACGCCTTCTCCATAGCCGTGTCTCTGCGTGAAAACATGACGCTGCTGGACGCGGCCGTCGCTCAGGAACTCTCCGAGGAGACGGACAGGAACTCACCTGACTCCCAAacacaagaataa